The Verrucomicrobium spinosum DSM 4136 = JCM 18804 genome includes a region encoding these proteins:
- a CDS encoding glycosyltransferase family 2 protein, translating to MNLAHITPLILTWNEAPNLARCLEPLTAFPRVVVLDSHSTDGTAAIARAFPNVTFQQRAFDDHTSQWNHGVALADSPWILALDADYVLDPGFVSELASLAPVPSVVAYHARFRYCIAGRPLRATLYPPRAVLFRKEACTYRQDGHTQLLDINGTTGLIQSFINHDDRKSLTRWIQSQDRYALLEAEKLATALDASLSLQDRLRKSMVLAPFATLIYCLFAKGLLFDGWRGWFYTLQRVLAEVILALHLLDHRLQKKLPRT from the coding sequence GTGAATCTGGCCCACATCACCCCCCTCATCCTCACCTGGAACGAGGCACCCAACCTGGCCCGCTGCCTGGAACCACTCACAGCGTTCCCCAGGGTTGTGGTGTTGGACAGCCACAGCACGGACGGGACAGCGGCGATTGCCAGGGCCTTCCCCAACGTCACCTTCCAGCAGCGTGCCTTTGACGATCACACCTCACAGTGGAACCACGGCGTGGCCTTGGCGGATTCCCCATGGATCCTGGCACTGGACGCTGATTATGTCCTCGATCCGGGATTTGTTTCCGAACTGGCATCTCTCGCCCCAGTTCCCAGCGTGGTCGCTTATCATGCACGCTTCCGCTACTGCATCGCCGGCCGGCCTCTCCGGGCCACGCTCTACCCGCCGCGTGCCGTGCTTTTCCGCAAGGAAGCCTGCACCTACCGGCAGGACGGACACACCCAACTGCTAGATATCAACGGGACGACTGGCCTGATCCAAAGCTTCATCAATCATGATGACCGCAAATCCCTCACGCGGTGGATTCAGTCCCAGGACAGGTACGCCTTGTTGGAGGCCGAAAAACTCGCTACAGCCCTCGATGCCAGCCTGTCCCTCCAGGACCGGCTTCGCAAGTCCATGGTCCTCGCCCCCTTCGCGACTCTGATCTACTGCCTCTTCGCAAAAGGGCTCCTCTTCGATGGTTGGCGCGGGTGGTTCTACACATTGCAGCGGGTCCTCGCAGAGGTCATACTAGCCCTTCACCTCCTCGACCACCGCCTCCAGAAAAAACTTCCTCGAACCTGA